From Equus quagga isolate Etosha38 chromosome 3, UCLA_HA_Equagga_1.0, whole genome shotgun sequence, one genomic window encodes:
- the JADE1 gene encoding protein Jade-1 isoform X2 produces the protein MASCDRGCLLFPGEIMKRGRLPSSSEDSDDNGSLSTTWSQNSRSQHRRSSCSRHEDRKPSEVFRTDLITAMKLHDSYQLNPDEYYVLADPWRQEWEKGVQVPVSPGTIPQPVARVVSEEKSLMFIRPKKYIISSGSEPPELGYVDIRTLADSVCRYDLNDMDAAWLELTNEEFKEMGMPELDEYTMERVLEEFEQRCYDNMNHAIETEEGLGIEYDEDVVCDVCQSPDGEDGNEMVFCDKCNICVHQACYGILKVPEGSWLCRTCALGVQPKCLLCPKKGGAMKPTRSGTKWVHVSCALWIPEVSIGSPEKMEPITKVSHIPSSRWALVCSLCNEKFGASIQCSVKNCRTAFHVTCAFDRGLEMKTILAENDEVKFKSYCPKHSSHRKPEESLGEGAAQENGAPECSPRDALEPFASLEQNQEEAHRVSVRKQKLQQLEDEFYTFVNLLDVARALRLPEEVVDFLYQYWKLKRKVNFNKPLITPKKDEEDNLAKREQDVLFRRLQLFTHLRQDLERVRNLTYMVTRREKIKRSVCKVQEQIFNLYTKLLEQERVSGVPSSSCSSSSLENMLLFNSPSVGPDAPKIEDLKWHSAFFRKQMGTSLVHSLKKPHKRDPLQNSAGSEGKTLLKQPDLCGRREGMVVPESLLSFEKTFAEARLISAQQKNGVVMPEHGNRRDHRLHCDLSKGDLKDRPFKQSHKPLRSTDVPQRHLDSTRAATSPGVGPSAPGTRKETVPKCNGSLVKANCNQPAVKVPTTPASPVKNWGGFRIPKKGERQQQGEAEGACHQHSDYPYLGLGRVPAKERAKSKLKSDNENDGYVPDVEMSDSESEASEKKCIHASSTINRRTDIIRRSILAS, from the exons GCTGCCTGCTGTTTCCCGGGGAGATCATGAAACGAGGTCGCCTTCCCAGCAGCAGTGAGGATTCTGACGACAATGGCA GCCTGTCAACTACTTGGTCACAGAATTCCCGATCCCAGCACAGGAGAAGTTCATGTTCCAGACATGAAGATCGAAAGCCTTCAGAG gTGTTTAGGACAGACCTGATTACCGCCATGAAGTTGCATGACTCCTACCAGCTGAACCCGGATGAGTACTATGTGTTGGCCGATCCCTGGAGACAGGAATGGGAGAAAGGGGTCCAGGTGCCAGTGAGCCCTGGGACCATCCCTCAGCCCGTGGCCAG GGTCGTGTCTGAAGAGAAATCCCTCATGTTTATCAGGCCCAAGAAATACATCATCTCATCAGGCTCTGAGCCTCCAGAGTTGGGCTATGTGGACATCCGGACACTGGCTGACAGTGTGTGTCGTTACGACCTCAATGACATGGATGCTGCGTGGCTGGAGCTGACCAATGAGGAATTTAAGGAGATGG GAATGCCTGAGTTAGATGAATACACCATGGAAAGGGTCCTGGAGGAATTTGAACAGCGATGCTATGACAATATGAATCATGCTATAGAGACTGAAGAAGGCCTGGGGATTGAATATGACGAAGACGTTGTCTGTGACGTCTGCCAGTCGCCTGACGGTGAGGACGGCAATGAGATGGTGTTCTGTGACAAATGCAACATCTGTGTGCACCAG GCCTGTTATGGAATCCTCAAGGTCCCAGAGGGCAGTTGGCTGTGCCGGACCTGTGCCCTGGGAGTTCAGCCAAAGTGTTTGCTATGTCCCAAGAAAGGCGGAGCTATGAAGCCTACCCGGAGCGGAACCAAATGGGTCCATGTCAGCTGTGCTCTGTGGATCCCTGAG GTGAGCATTGGCAGCCCCGAGAAGATGGAGCCCATCACAAAGGTGTCTCACATCCCCAGCAGTCGGTGGGCGCTGGTGTGCAGCCTCTGCAATGAGAAGTTTGGGGCCTCCATACAG TGCTCTGTGAAGAACTGCCGCACGGCCTTCCATGTGACCTGTGCTTTTGACCGGGGCCTGGAGATGAAGACCATCTTGGCGGAGAATGACGAAGTCAAGTTCAAGTCCTACTGCCCGAAGCATAGCTCACATAGGAAACCCGAGGAGAGCCTCGGCGAGGGGGCTGCTCAGGAGAATGGGGCCCCTGAGTGTTCCCCCCGGGATGCGCTGGAGCCCTTTGCCAGCCTTGAGCAGAATCAAGAGGAGGCCCACAGGGTGAGTGTCCGTAAGCAGAAGCTCCAACAGCTGGAAGATGAGTTCTATACCTTCGTCAACCTGCTGGATGTTGCCAGGGCCCTGCGGCTGCCCGAGGAAGTAGTGGATTTCCTGTACCAGTACTGGAAGTTGAAGAGGAAGGTGAACTTCAACAAACCCCTGATCACTCcaaagaaagatgaagaggacAATCTAGCGAAGCGGGAGCAGGATGTCTTGTTTAGGAGGCTGCAGCTGTTCACTCACCTGCGGCAGGACCTGGAGAGG GTTCGGAACCTCACTTACATGGTGACCCGCAGGGAAAAGATTAAACGATCTGTGTGCAAAGTCCAGGAACAGATATTCAATCTTTACACTAAGCTTTTGGAGCAAGAAAGAGTTTCAG GTGTGCcttcttcttcctgctcctcctcctcactgGAAAACATGCTTTTGTTTAACAGTCCTTCTGTGGGCCCTGATGCTCCCAAGATAGAGGACTTGAAGTGGCATTCTGCATTCTTCCGGAAGCAAATGGGGACTTCCTTGGTTCATTCGCTGAAAAAGCCCCATAAGCGAGATCCACTGCAGAACAGCGCTGGGAGTGAAGGCAAAACTCTGCTGAAGCAGCCAGACCtgtgtgggagaagggagggcatgGTGGTCCCAGAGAGCTTGTTGAGTTTTGAAAAGACCTTTGCAGAAGCGCGTCTCATCTCAGCACAACAGAAAAACGGTGTGGTGATGCCAGAGCATGGGAACAGGAGAGACCATCGTCTTCATTGTGATCTCAGTAAGGGAGACTTAAAGGACAGACCTTTTAAACAGAGTCACAAGCCTCTCAGGTCCACAGACGTGCCCCAGAGGCATCTGGACAGCACACGAGCTGCCACCTCCCCTGGAGTGGGGCCGTCAGCACCTGGCACACGGAAGGAGACAGTGCCCAAGTGCAACGGCTCCCTCGTCAAAGCAAACTGTAACCAGCCTGCAGTCAAAGTGCCTACAACGCCTGCCAGCCCCGTGAAAAACTGGGGAGGATTCCGGATTCCAAAGAAGGGGGAACGGCAGCagcagggagaggctgagggggCCTGCCACCAGCACTCAGACTACCCCTATCTGGGCTTGGGCCGAGTGCCAGCCAAGGAGAGGgcaaaaagcaaattaaaatctgACAATGAGAACGACGGGTACGTCCCTGACGTGGAAATGAGTGACTCAGAGAGTGAGGCCTCAGAAAAGAAATGTATACACGCCAGCAGCACTATCAACAGGAGGACAGACATCATCCGGAGGAGCATTCTGGCCTCTTGA
- the JADE1 gene encoding protein Jade-1 isoform X3, whose product MKRGRLPSSSEDSDDNGSLSTTWSQNSRSQHRRSSCSRHEDRKPSEVFRTDLITAMKLHDSYQLNPDEYYVLADPWRQEWEKGVQVPVSPGTIPQPVARVVSEEKSLMFIRPKKYIISSGSEPPELGYVDIRTLADSVCRYDLNDMDAAWLELTNEEFKEMGMPELDEYTMERVLEEFEQRCYDNMNHAIETEEGLGIEYDEDVVCDVCQSPDGEDGNEMVFCDKCNICVHQACYGILKVPEGSWLCRTCALGVQPKCLLCPKKGGAMKPTRSGTKWVHVSCALWIPEVSIGSPEKMEPITKVSHIPSSRWALVCSLCNEKFGASIQCSVKNCRTAFHVTCAFDRGLEMKTILAENDEVKFKSYCPKHSSHRKPEESLGEGAAQENGAPECSPRDALEPFASLEQNQEEAHRVSVRKQKLQQLEDEFYTFVNLLDVARALRLPEEVVDFLYQYWKLKRKVNFNKPLITPKKDEEDNLAKREQDVLFRRLQLFTHLRQDLERVRNLTYMVTRREKIKRSVCKVQEQIFNLYTKLLEQERVSGVPSSSCSSSSLENMLLFNSPSVGPDAPKIEDLKWHSAFFRKQMGTSLVHSLKKPHKRDPLQNSAGSEGKTLLKQPDLCGRREGMVVPESLLSFEKTFAEARLISAQQKNGVVMPEHGNRRDHRLHCDLSKGDLKDRPFKQSHKPLRSTDVPQRHLDSTRAATSPGVGPSAPGTRKETVPKCNGSLVKANCNQPAVKVPTTPASPVKNWGGFRIPKKGERQQQGEAEGACHQHSDYPYLGLGRVPAKERAKSKLKSDNENDGYVPDVEMSDSESEASEKKCIHASSTINRRTDIIRRSILAS is encoded by the exons ATGAAACGAGGTCGCCTTCCCAGCAGCAGTGAGGATTCTGACGACAATGGCA GCCTGTCAACTACTTGGTCACAGAATTCCCGATCCCAGCACAGGAGAAGTTCATGTTCCAGACATGAAGATCGAAAGCCTTCAGAG gTGTTTAGGACAGACCTGATTACCGCCATGAAGTTGCATGACTCCTACCAGCTGAACCCGGATGAGTACTATGTGTTGGCCGATCCCTGGAGACAGGAATGGGAGAAAGGGGTCCAGGTGCCAGTGAGCCCTGGGACCATCCCTCAGCCCGTGGCCAG GGTCGTGTCTGAAGAGAAATCCCTCATGTTTATCAGGCCCAAGAAATACATCATCTCATCAGGCTCTGAGCCTCCAGAGTTGGGCTATGTGGACATCCGGACACTGGCTGACAGTGTGTGTCGTTACGACCTCAATGACATGGATGCTGCGTGGCTGGAGCTGACCAATGAGGAATTTAAGGAGATGG GAATGCCTGAGTTAGATGAATACACCATGGAAAGGGTCCTGGAGGAATTTGAACAGCGATGCTATGACAATATGAATCATGCTATAGAGACTGAAGAAGGCCTGGGGATTGAATATGACGAAGACGTTGTCTGTGACGTCTGCCAGTCGCCTGACGGTGAGGACGGCAATGAGATGGTGTTCTGTGACAAATGCAACATCTGTGTGCACCAG GCCTGTTATGGAATCCTCAAGGTCCCAGAGGGCAGTTGGCTGTGCCGGACCTGTGCCCTGGGAGTTCAGCCAAAGTGTTTGCTATGTCCCAAGAAAGGCGGAGCTATGAAGCCTACCCGGAGCGGAACCAAATGGGTCCATGTCAGCTGTGCTCTGTGGATCCCTGAG GTGAGCATTGGCAGCCCCGAGAAGATGGAGCCCATCACAAAGGTGTCTCACATCCCCAGCAGTCGGTGGGCGCTGGTGTGCAGCCTCTGCAATGAGAAGTTTGGGGCCTCCATACAG TGCTCTGTGAAGAACTGCCGCACGGCCTTCCATGTGACCTGTGCTTTTGACCGGGGCCTGGAGATGAAGACCATCTTGGCGGAGAATGACGAAGTCAAGTTCAAGTCCTACTGCCCGAAGCATAGCTCACATAGGAAACCCGAGGAGAGCCTCGGCGAGGGGGCTGCTCAGGAGAATGGGGCCCCTGAGTGTTCCCCCCGGGATGCGCTGGAGCCCTTTGCCAGCCTTGAGCAGAATCAAGAGGAGGCCCACAGGGTGAGTGTCCGTAAGCAGAAGCTCCAACAGCTGGAAGATGAGTTCTATACCTTCGTCAACCTGCTGGATGTTGCCAGGGCCCTGCGGCTGCCCGAGGAAGTAGTGGATTTCCTGTACCAGTACTGGAAGTTGAAGAGGAAGGTGAACTTCAACAAACCCCTGATCACTCcaaagaaagatgaagaggacAATCTAGCGAAGCGGGAGCAGGATGTCTTGTTTAGGAGGCTGCAGCTGTTCACTCACCTGCGGCAGGACCTGGAGAGG GTTCGGAACCTCACTTACATGGTGACCCGCAGGGAAAAGATTAAACGATCTGTGTGCAAAGTCCAGGAACAGATATTCAATCTTTACACTAAGCTTTTGGAGCAAGAAAGAGTTTCAG GTGTGCcttcttcttcctgctcctcctcctcactgGAAAACATGCTTTTGTTTAACAGTCCTTCTGTGGGCCCTGATGCTCCCAAGATAGAGGACTTGAAGTGGCATTCTGCATTCTTCCGGAAGCAAATGGGGACTTCCTTGGTTCATTCGCTGAAAAAGCCCCATAAGCGAGATCCACTGCAGAACAGCGCTGGGAGTGAAGGCAAAACTCTGCTGAAGCAGCCAGACCtgtgtgggagaagggagggcatgGTGGTCCCAGAGAGCTTGTTGAGTTTTGAAAAGACCTTTGCAGAAGCGCGTCTCATCTCAGCACAACAGAAAAACGGTGTGGTGATGCCAGAGCATGGGAACAGGAGAGACCATCGTCTTCATTGTGATCTCAGTAAGGGAGACTTAAAGGACAGACCTTTTAAACAGAGTCACAAGCCTCTCAGGTCCACAGACGTGCCCCAGAGGCATCTGGACAGCACACGAGCTGCCACCTCCCCTGGAGTGGGGCCGTCAGCACCTGGCACACGGAAGGAGACAGTGCCCAAGTGCAACGGCTCCCTCGTCAAAGCAAACTGTAACCAGCCTGCAGTCAAAGTGCCTACAACGCCTGCCAGCCCCGTGAAAAACTGGGGAGGATTCCGGATTCCAAAGAAGGGGGAACGGCAGCagcagggagaggctgagggggCCTGCCACCAGCACTCAGACTACCCCTATCTGGGCTTGGGCCGAGTGCCAGCCAAGGAGAGGgcaaaaagcaaattaaaatctgACAATGAGAACGACGGGTACGTCCCTGACGTGGAAATGAGTGACTCAGAGAGTGAGGCCTCAGAAAAGAAATGTATACACGCCAGCAGCACTATCAACAGGAGGACAGACATCATCCGGAGGAGCATTCTGGCCTCTTGA
- the JADE1 gene encoding protein Jade-1 isoform X1: MISLKAVLDGDPPMVRDYYYGCLLFPGEIMKRGRLPSSSEDSDDNGSLSTTWSQNSRSQHRRSSCSRHEDRKPSEVFRTDLITAMKLHDSYQLNPDEYYVLADPWRQEWEKGVQVPVSPGTIPQPVARVVSEEKSLMFIRPKKYIISSGSEPPELGYVDIRTLADSVCRYDLNDMDAAWLELTNEEFKEMGMPELDEYTMERVLEEFEQRCYDNMNHAIETEEGLGIEYDEDVVCDVCQSPDGEDGNEMVFCDKCNICVHQACYGILKVPEGSWLCRTCALGVQPKCLLCPKKGGAMKPTRSGTKWVHVSCALWIPEVSIGSPEKMEPITKVSHIPSSRWALVCSLCNEKFGASIQCSVKNCRTAFHVTCAFDRGLEMKTILAENDEVKFKSYCPKHSSHRKPEESLGEGAAQENGAPECSPRDALEPFASLEQNQEEAHRVSVRKQKLQQLEDEFYTFVNLLDVARALRLPEEVVDFLYQYWKLKRKVNFNKPLITPKKDEEDNLAKREQDVLFRRLQLFTHLRQDLERVRNLTYMVTRREKIKRSVCKVQEQIFNLYTKLLEQERVSGVPSSSCSSSSLENMLLFNSPSVGPDAPKIEDLKWHSAFFRKQMGTSLVHSLKKPHKRDPLQNSAGSEGKTLLKQPDLCGRREGMVVPESLLSFEKTFAEARLISAQQKNGVVMPEHGNRRDHRLHCDLSKGDLKDRPFKQSHKPLRSTDVPQRHLDSTRAATSPGVGPSAPGTRKETVPKCNGSLVKANCNQPAVKVPTTPASPVKNWGGFRIPKKGERQQQGEAEGACHQHSDYPYLGLGRVPAKERAKSKLKSDNENDGYVPDVEMSDSESEASEKKCIHASSTINRRTDIIRRSILAS, from the exons GCTGCCTGCTGTTTCCCGGGGAGATCATGAAACGAGGTCGCCTTCCCAGCAGCAGTGAGGATTCTGACGACAATGGCA GCCTGTCAACTACTTGGTCACAGAATTCCCGATCCCAGCACAGGAGAAGTTCATGTTCCAGACATGAAGATCGAAAGCCTTCAGAG gTGTTTAGGACAGACCTGATTACCGCCATGAAGTTGCATGACTCCTACCAGCTGAACCCGGATGAGTACTATGTGTTGGCCGATCCCTGGAGACAGGAATGGGAGAAAGGGGTCCAGGTGCCAGTGAGCCCTGGGACCATCCCTCAGCCCGTGGCCAG GGTCGTGTCTGAAGAGAAATCCCTCATGTTTATCAGGCCCAAGAAATACATCATCTCATCAGGCTCTGAGCCTCCAGAGTTGGGCTATGTGGACATCCGGACACTGGCTGACAGTGTGTGTCGTTACGACCTCAATGACATGGATGCTGCGTGGCTGGAGCTGACCAATGAGGAATTTAAGGAGATGG GAATGCCTGAGTTAGATGAATACACCATGGAAAGGGTCCTGGAGGAATTTGAACAGCGATGCTATGACAATATGAATCATGCTATAGAGACTGAAGAAGGCCTGGGGATTGAATATGACGAAGACGTTGTCTGTGACGTCTGCCAGTCGCCTGACGGTGAGGACGGCAATGAGATGGTGTTCTGTGACAAATGCAACATCTGTGTGCACCAG GCCTGTTATGGAATCCTCAAGGTCCCAGAGGGCAGTTGGCTGTGCCGGACCTGTGCCCTGGGAGTTCAGCCAAAGTGTTTGCTATGTCCCAAGAAAGGCGGAGCTATGAAGCCTACCCGGAGCGGAACCAAATGGGTCCATGTCAGCTGTGCTCTGTGGATCCCTGAG GTGAGCATTGGCAGCCCCGAGAAGATGGAGCCCATCACAAAGGTGTCTCACATCCCCAGCAGTCGGTGGGCGCTGGTGTGCAGCCTCTGCAATGAGAAGTTTGGGGCCTCCATACAG TGCTCTGTGAAGAACTGCCGCACGGCCTTCCATGTGACCTGTGCTTTTGACCGGGGCCTGGAGATGAAGACCATCTTGGCGGAGAATGACGAAGTCAAGTTCAAGTCCTACTGCCCGAAGCATAGCTCACATAGGAAACCCGAGGAGAGCCTCGGCGAGGGGGCTGCTCAGGAGAATGGGGCCCCTGAGTGTTCCCCCCGGGATGCGCTGGAGCCCTTTGCCAGCCTTGAGCAGAATCAAGAGGAGGCCCACAGGGTGAGTGTCCGTAAGCAGAAGCTCCAACAGCTGGAAGATGAGTTCTATACCTTCGTCAACCTGCTGGATGTTGCCAGGGCCCTGCGGCTGCCCGAGGAAGTAGTGGATTTCCTGTACCAGTACTGGAAGTTGAAGAGGAAGGTGAACTTCAACAAACCCCTGATCACTCcaaagaaagatgaagaggacAATCTAGCGAAGCGGGAGCAGGATGTCTTGTTTAGGAGGCTGCAGCTGTTCACTCACCTGCGGCAGGACCTGGAGAGG GTTCGGAACCTCACTTACATGGTGACCCGCAGGGAAAAGATTAAACGATCTGTGTGCAAAGTCCAGGAACAGATATTCAATCTTTACACTAAGCTTTTGGAGCAAGAAAGAGTTTCAG GTGTGCcttcttcttcctgctcctcctcctcactgGAAAACATGCTTTTGTTTAACAGTCCTTCTGTGGGCCCTGATGCTCCCAAGATAGAGGACTTGAAGTGGCATTCTGCATTCTTCCGGAAGCAAATGGGGACTTCCTTGGTTCATTCGCTGAAAAAGCCCCATAAGCGAGATCCACTGCAGAACAGCGCTGGGAGTGAAGGCAAAACTCTGCTGAAGCAGCCAGACCtgtgtgggagaagggagggcatgGTGGTCCCAGAGAGCTTGTTGAGTTTTGAAAAGACCTTTGCAGAAGCGCGTCTCATCTCAGCACAACAGAAAAACGGTGTGGTGATGCCAGAGCATGGGAACAGGAGAGACCATCGTCTTCATTGTGATCTCAGTAAGGGAGACTTAAAGGACAGACCTTTTAAACAGAGTCACAAGCCTCTCAGGTCCACAGACGTGCCCCAGAGGCATCTGGACAGCACACGAGCTGCCACCTCCCCTGGAGTGGGGCCGTCAGCACCTGGCACACGGAAGGAGACAGTGCCCAAGTGCAACGGCTCCCTCGTCAAAGCAAACTGTAACCAGCCTGCAGTCAAAGTGCCTACAACGCCTGCCAGCCCCGTGAAAAACTGGGGAGGATTCCGGATTCCAAAGAAGGGGGAACGGCAGCagcagggagaggctgagggggCCTGCCACCAGCACTCAGACTACCCCTATCTGGGCTTGGGCCGAGTGCCAGCCAAGGAGAGGgcaaaaagcaaattaaaatctgACAATGAGAACGACGGGTACGTCCCTGACGTGGAAATGAGTGACTCAGAGAGTGAGGCCTCAGAAAAGAAATGTATACACGCCAGCAGCACTATCAACAGGAGGACAGACATCATCCGGAGGAGCATTCTGGCCTCTTGA